In Chroicocephalus ridibundus chromosome 4, bChrRid1.1, whole genome shotgun sequence, one genomic interval encodes:
- the LOC134514850 gene encoding inositol 1,4,5-trisphosphate receptor-interacting protein-like 1, whose protein sequence is MAAKMVLAWLVQSIFQLLLEVFLFGNERDDSKHECVQRHVETTQLLQEHEWSSLDWGALAFAALQQLQCWVIADLFFGLCCWLWKRSQRPDSSDEEKSSSSSSTELEEEGSGEDSDDEGHPLMTRIFAKRIWCSVESMAYGRQVVEELVGDVLVVLQERLSNSFFPVLQPAIGVGSTFAGWSPAGHDAVYRLLVPLKPPHGHAFHLELGTAGQMPAKNCVRVELECTCTRDQCVEDMLCFLHHPEEALQRNLDSTLLSTFCTGFYLDAQKIARWFQNLVISAWGEMTQSRHYSMEMLPSSRSCKLQLTNASGRSLLVEMVFGVQQGNSDIFLSSQTTEAIFTPSTTWAETYAVAEAKFFRCMARQAPRDTLHLNCLQLCASMLVSAGFSSYTWKTVVMHLLNTIPPSSWGRWDFMMRLQDIMCYLHGCLEEKRLDHFFFGNENMPEDIILPAAFQAAEPINLFQCLVQDPAAHAKAWREFEELQDRLTRLQVFGV, encoded by the coding sequence atggctgcaaaaatggtcctcgcctggcttgtgcaaagcatcttccagctcctgctggaagttttcctgtttggcaaTGAGCGGGATGACAGCAAGCATGAGTGCGTGCAGCGGCATGTGGAGAcgactcagctgctgcaggagcatgagtggagcagcttggactggggagccctggcctttgctgccttgcagcagttgcagtgctgggtgattgctgacctgttcttcgggctctgctgctggctctggaaaaggagccaacggccagacagcagtgatgaagagaagagctccagcagcagcagcacagagctggaggaggaaggaagtggagaagattCTGATGATGAGGGGCATCCTCTGATGacaaggatttttgcaaagcgcaTCTGGTGTTCAGTGGAGAGCATGGCCTACGggagacaggtggtggaagagctggtgggcGACGTCCTGGTTGTCTTGCAAGAACGCCTGTCAAATAGTTTCTtcccggtgctgcagccagccatcggggtgggcagcacctttgCAGGTTGGAGTcctgctgggcatgatgctgtctaccgcctgctcgtgcccctgaagcctccccatggccatgccttccacttggagctgggcaccgcagggcagatgccggcaaagaactgcgtccgtgtggagctggagtgcacctgcacgagggaccaatgtgtggaggacatgctgtgcttcctccaccaccctgaggaagcGCTGCAGAGAAATCTGGATTCCACCCTCCTaagcaccttctgcaccggcttcTACCTCGATGCGCAGAAAATTGCCCGCTGGTTTCAGAACTTGGTGATCTCAGCCTGGGGGGAGATGACTCAGTCGCGTCACTACAGTATGgagatgctgccttccagccgctcctgcaagctgcagctgacaaatgcCTCTGGGAGATCCCTCTTGGTTGAgatggtgtttggggtgcagcaaggcaactcggacattttcctcagcagccagactACAGAGGCCATCTTCACCCCAAGCACAACTTGGGCAGAGACCTAcgctgtggcagaggcaaagttcttcaggtgcatggccaggcaggccccgcgTGACACCCTCCACCtcaactgcctgcagctctgtgccagtaTGCTTGTGAGCGCAGGCTTTTCCTCCTATACTTGGAAGACGGTTGTCATGCACCTCCTCAACACCATACCCCCGtcaagctggggcaggtgggacttcATGATGCGGCTGCAGGATATTATGTGCTACCTGcatggctgcttggaggagaaacgcctggaccacttcttcttcgggaatgagaacatgcctgaggacatcatcttgcccgcagccttccaagcagctgagccgatcaacctcttccagtgcctggtgcaggacccagctgcccATGCCAAGGCATGGCGTGAGTTTGAGGAACTGCAAGATCGGCTCACAAGACTGCAGGTCTTTGGCGTCTGA
- the LOC134514851 gene encoding inositol 1,4,5-trisphosphate receptor-interacting protein-like 1, producing the protein MERTDCAVFLFGNERDDSKHECVQRHVETTQLLQEHEWSSLDWGALAFAALQQLQCWAIADLFFGLCCWLWKRSQRPDSSDEEKSSSSSSTELEEEGSGEDSDDEGHPLMTRIFAKRIWCSVESMAYGRQVVEELVGDVLVVLQERLSNSFFPVLQPAIGVGSTFAGWSPAGHDAVYRLLVPLKPPHGHAFHLELGTAGQMPAKNCVRVELECTCTRDQCVEDMLCFLHHPEEALQRNLDSTLLSTFCTGFYLDAQKIARWFQNLVISAWGEMTQSRHYSMEMLPSSRSCKLQLTNASGRSLLVEMVFGVQQGNSDIFLSSQTTEAIFTPSTTWAETYAVAEAKFFRCMARQAPRDTLYLNCLQLCASMLVSAGFSSYTWKTVVMHLLNTIPPSSWGRWDFMMRLQDIMCYLHGCLEEKRLDHFFFGNENMPEDIILPAAFQAAEPINLFQCLVQDPAAHAKAWREFEELQDRLTRLQVFGV; encoded by the exons Atggaaaggactgattgcgcag ttttcctgtttggcaaTGAGCGGGATGACAGCAAGCATGAGTGCGTGCAGCGGCATGTGGAGAcgactcagctgctgcaggagcatgagtggagcagcttggactggggagccctggcctttgctgccttgcagcagttgcagtgctGGGCGATTGCTGACCTgttcttcgggctctgctgctggctctggaaaaggagccaacggccagacagcagtgatgaagagaagagctccagcagcagcagcacagagctggaggaggaaggaagtggagaagattCTGATGATGAGGGGCATCCTCTGATGacaaggatttttgcaaagcgcaTCTGGTGTTCAGTGGAGAGCATGGCCTACGggagacaggtggtggaagagctggtgggcGACGTCCTGGTTGTCTTGCAAGAACGCCTGTCAAATAGTTTCTtcccggtgctgcagccagccatcggggtgggcagcacctttgCAGGTTGGAGTCCcgctgggcatgatgctgtctaccgcctgctcgtgcccctgaagcctccccatggccatgccttccacttggagctgggcaccgcagggcagatgccggcaaagaactgcgtccgtgtggagctggagtgcacctgcacgagggaccaatgtgtggaggacatgctgtgcttcctccaccaccctgaggaagcGCTGCAGAGAAATCTGGATTCCACCCTCCTaagcaccttctgcaccggcttcTACCTCGATGCGCAGAAAATTGCCCGCTGGTTTCAGAACTTGGTGATCTCAGCCTGGGGGGAGATGACTCAGTCGCGTCACTACAGTATGgagatgctgccttccagccgctcctgcaagctgcagctgacaaatgcCTCTGGGAGATCCCTCTTGGTTGAgatggtgtttggggtgcagcaaggcaactcggacattttcctcagcagccagactACAGAGGCCATCTTCACCCCAAGCACAACTTGGGCAGAGACCTAcgctgtggcagaggcaaagttcttcaggtgcatggccaggcaggccccgcgTGACACCCTCTACCtcaactgcctgcagctctgtgccagtaTGCTTGTGAGCGCAGGCTTTTCCTCCTATACTTGGAAGACGGTTGTCATGCACCTCCTCAACACCATACCCCCGtcaagctggggcaggtgggacttcATGATGCGGCTGCAGGATATTATGTGCTACCTGcatggctgcttggaggagaaacgcctggaccacttcttcttcgggaatgagaacatgcctgaggacatcatcttgcccgcagccttccaagcagctgagccgatcaacctcttccagtgcctggtgcaggacccagctgcccATGCCAAGGCATGGCGTGAGTTTGAGGAACTGCAAGATCGGCTCACAAGACTGCAGGTCTTTGGCGTCTGA